The nucleotide sequence GCgaaaattttctaaaaataaggTGTACATagaattgaatttatttaataaaaatcgGCTTTATGGGTTAATAAAAACTTGTGGAACACCCCAGGGAATTTCATCAGCTGATTGGCTCGAAAGTGGCGCCACCTACCGTACCTATTGGTCATTTTACAACCCCTGTAGAGTGTTACCATTGGAAGTCTCCACATGTAACGTCTTTTCGCCGGTCAGCTGTTCATCCCCCGCGAAATTGGCAACTGTCAGCGACGCCCTCTGTTGGCCATCGCTGGCACCAGGCAGCTGTCAAAGTGGCAAAAAAATCAATACCAACCCCCAACCCTCCTcgttaaaaatgtaaatgcgaaaaaattcaatactGTGCAGCCAAACGCGACGGTCGCAGCGTTCTCCACTCACAATCGCTCTCCCCGCTTTATCCCCCCAGCACGTAATGCTCCAGTTCCGGGATACTATCCAAATATCAGTGAAAGATTGACAACGGTTCTTGAATCGCCCCCAAAGTCCTCAGTGAAATTCCCAACAAGGGCAACTTGCAAACcggcaaaaaaataaaaagcgacCCCCGCGTGTGTGCAGTGAGTGAAAAGTGGCAAAGTGTTCGAGCGCTAAGCTATAGAATACGATCTTGAGCAGATCCGGCAAAACATATGTCAAGTGCAGGGCGACGCGACTGCTAGCAGAGGTTGCGACTGCGACTTCCGCATCCGCTcctgtttctgttgttgttggtggcaGCAGCAGATACAACAATGAAAAGGTGAGTGTGCAAAGGGGTTCCCCCtgagaaatgaaaaataatgcaCAACAAAAAGAAACTGTGATTGTTTCATCTTGGGTtatattacattatattaAAGCTCATTTACTATGTAAATCTGAATGGGGGGGAGGTGGCAACTAACAGAGATGTATTTTATATCTCTAAGGGAGCAACTTCTTGCTTGCGAATTCGATTTACCCGCTAGCAACTTAagagtatttatttttagggAAAATTATCTTCAAGTAAATACTTGTACTGCTGTTTTGAAACGTTCAACATTTtacgttttcaaattaaaaactttttaaatggCCTATCGAAAGTATTTCACAGtgatatatttaattttccgaCTACACACAGTTGGCAGCTAAAATACAAACATCCTTTGCCCACTTCGGTGCGAGATCAATTTCGATAAATAGAAATTGCCaattaaatgtgaaatgtAAATTGCCCCCGGGTGACAGTCGAACAGTTCACAAAAAGTGTCCTGGGGGCCAAGGCAAAACTTCTCCGCTGGTCACTCGCATCCGGTTTTTGGTCCTGACAAAGTTTTTCTGCAGCTTGTGATGTCTGCAGCGAGATATGAGAATTGTAACTTTCGGACcgactgtctgtctgtctgtttgtCTGCCTGCCTGTATCATTAGGGCAAAGTTGGCCCACTCAAGTAGTTGGTTTTTATATGTACGTCTCGTTCtggaattattatttttttattccaGCTAGGCTGCCATTAATTATGAAGGCTGAACTATGCCAAAGTTTTGCAGACACCTCCTCCGCCATCGCACTTTGAGCCGCTCAATTGTTAAACCGAAATTCATAAGTCCTAATGACTGAACGGCTGCACGAAGGATGtggttggggggggggggagaggtCCTTTTTGGAGAGCAGCAGGACAGAAGGAGAGCAGGACGGGAGAACAGAGGGAACAGACAACTTGAAGTTTGCTGCGGATGCGGACGTTGCATGTACGACAACATCATTATCAGCGGCGGCAGCGTCAAAATGCCATTAAATGTGTAGCCTACAATGCCTTTGAAGGATTACACACCCCACCCACCGGCGCCTCCCTATttacacccacacacacacacacactttccGAAAGAAAAGGAGCGAAACGGAAAAAATGTGCAGCTTTGTCAAATAGCAAAGAACGCGGTGCAGCAGCGAATAGTTTCGTTCCACTCGGAGAAAATAGCACCCACTCTTCAAAATTACCTGGGAcacaaacttttttttattaacacTGTGACCATACagatttttttgtgttttaaagaaagtacatatatttttaaaatggcttaaagatatatataatatttggcTGCCTTAGGATTTTAATTTAGAAATGTACTTATTTGTTAAATATCTtgttaattgatttcaatatttttcgcCGTGTAgtgttgccgttgttgctgttgcaaaaGTGCTGGCGGGCATTGAAAAacacactcacccacacatGTACGCACTGGCAGTCAGTCAAAAGCGCGACTGGACCACCTAATCCGCCCACCGAGCCCCTTTCACCCCTTTCGGCACTACCAAACAAAcacccccctccccaccaCACTGCCGATGGGCGCCAAAGTGCGTTGCATACTCCGCCTCTgctcgctttttttttgcacgcTTTGTTTGACTGGGATTGGGATTTTCCCCAACAGTTGTACTCACTCTCGTattggttgttgtttttgttgttgttgctgctgttgtacACATTGTCACACAggcaacaacgacaacagcaacaacacgcAACAGCgcaaaaaaagtggaaaaaactTTGCCACGTTAACTACTGACTGACTCCAGCCAGGCGACAAAAATGTCACGGATTGAAGCTGCTCTATTCTTGGGCAGAacgaattatttttatataaattaatacattAAATGTTACTCAatgaattttattaaaattaagaatataatatttttttaagatataaatttcataaaaaacttaaatttctACAAACTCACAGAGCtcttaaaattattattattatttattatttttatttatgtttcgATAAAATcagaaatttcatttaagtTTGAATGACACCTTCAGTGGTTTTCAAAGCCAATCCTGACACACTTGTTGGTGGCAGGACGACATCCTGACGCAGCCCTGCACCAACTGCGAATGTGTGTCTACGTTTGGTGGTGGGACGGAGGACGATGCGGGGAGGAGGTGGGCCAGAACGGCACAGGACGGGAGTCCTTTGTCGCGGGGAAGGGTGTTAATGAGCAGCATAGCAGTGGCAACGACTCTGCTTAGTATTTGTGTTTCTTCATTTCCGGCTTCCACATGTTGACATGCTGATGATATTGGTTAACTTCTGCCGAGGATGATAGCCGGGCCATGATGAAGTCAGcaacaggaggaggaggagcatcCAGCCAGTCTGTCATTCAGTGACTGAGTGGGCGAGCTGGTTAGtcagctttgtttttgttttgatataCTCCACTCGCTGCTTGTTTGttaacgctgcgtatgcgtaattttcATATTATGTAATTTTAACGCGCTAAATGGAAGCCTAATTTGATTAGGGCGCCATAAATGTGTCCTGCCACGCTGTGTGCGCCCCACATCGACTCTTGCAGAGGTGACGCATGTTTGACGCAGTTTCCCAGttgtccaaaaaaaaaaaaaaaataacggAGAAAACTATATTTACTCCATCTCCCAGCTACCGACGCACATCTCCAGTTACCAATTCTAgatgcacagaaagaaaaagttgaaaaatttCTTCTGTCAAATTAAAGGATTATCCACTGCcttaaaaaatttcaattgaaattttatttagaGGAAGAATCAAGTCTTCAACAACTTAATTGCTTACACAAGGCCATTTAGTTACTGAACTGATCATATACATTCCGATTTCTCTCTCTGTATTGGGCTGCTGGCTGATGAGCTCATATTGAAAGTTTTTGTGCTCTGTGGAACGACCTAGtttggccaaagccaaatCAATGTGGCCGCTGCGGCGCCATTTGCACTGCCGACCCTTTTGTGCATTTACTCTGTTTTCCGCTCTGCCCTGCTCGACATTTTCCGGGTTTTTCCTCCGCTCCTGTctgtctgtatgtgtgtgtctgtgtgttttatttttttctctgtgcaaaCAATTTCGCCTGGTCGCCTGGTCGGGCGTTATTAATTGAGCTTTTGATGCATAGCCAGTATAACGATTgtcccatcccattccatccCATCACATTTCATCTCCCATCCGGGTCATCTCATCCATCTGTTCGTGTGCACTTAAAAGGCTACATAATTGTTTTtaccaaattgaaattttaattgaattcgtATTGGAAACGGCATCGAGATCGGGACTCCTTTCAGTTATGACTTTAAATGCGATACCTCGCCGGCTTAGAAAACAAAGGCGAAAGGCAAACGACATTGGTTTGGGgaacataaaaattaaaaatttaatacgcGTAGTATTTGTGGGGCAAAAAAGCCGCAttggcatttcattttattgtaaGCAAAGTCCCGGCATCAGCAGCAGGCCCATTGACATCATCCTCGTCATTATGCACATTATCCACATCAACAATGGCTCAACGAGCGGCTGAATGAATCTCAAGTGGGCAGTCGGCCCACCTCCTCATTTGGTATAGATACGTGCACcaatagatagatagatagatgttAATGGGCATAGACGGATGGGTAGATACATATCGAAAAATTGCATGATTCAGTTTGTTATGGACGGCATAGTTTATAGAGATTTCTGTTAAATTTTACCAAAAGCACTTCAGTTTAATCATATGAATGTCTTCCATTGCAGCAGAACCGATTCGCAGACATAACACATTGCGGTGGAGGTTGAGAAGAACGGCATGGTGAAAATGGAATCGACGGAAGAACAGGATCGAAAGCTAGTTTTGGAGTTCTGCCACCTGCTAGAGAAGTCCAAGCAGCTCTTCAACGGGCTCAGGTGAGTCTAAATAGCTGAAGAACCTTTTAGAGTTGGTTACTAATGGAATATTTGCAGGGATCTGCCTCAGTATGGCCATCGGCAGTGGCAGGCATACTTCGGTCGCACCTTCGATGTCTACACCAAGTTGTGGAAgttccagcagcaacatcgcatGGTGCTGGACTCCAAGTATGGCCTGAAGCGCTGGCAGATCGGCGAAATAGCAAGCAAGATTGGCCAGCTTTATTATCACTATTAGTAAGTATGACAGGTGATAGATAGATGAAAGATTTCTAATATATGAATCCTTCCTCTCCAGCTTAAGAACCAGCGAAACCAACTACCTGAACGAGGCGTATCAGTTCTATGCGGCAATTAGGGGTCGAGCCTACTATTCGCGGGCAGCCAAGGAGGATCGACCGGATCTGATGGTGAAAAAGCTGCGTTACTATGCCCGTTTCATTGTGGTGTGCCTGCTGCTCAAGAAGATGAAGCTGGTGCGGGAACTGGTCACCGAGttggaaaaacaaatacaGGAGTACACCAACACGTAATTACTTGGTGACCCATTTTTGACTCCGTATTAATCCCCAGATTTCCCCGCAGCTACGAGCCGGAGGATCATTTGGAGTGGTCGCTGGTGCTCGAGGAGATCAAGGGCTTCATCAAggcggaggcggcggtggCCGTACTGCACGCCGACTCCAATCCCATCATCCTGTCGCACAGGTGAGTCGTTAGCACAGCCTCTGTCCGTACACGCGTATTTGCCCGTGCTTTCGTCGGCGGAGGAGGAGTTTGGACAGCTTGTGGGTGGCCAAGTGTATAGCCTATATCTGTCCGCATATGCCTCTACACATATGCCCTGTTCTGTTTGCGTAGGTATACGAGTTTTGCTTGAGTTCCGTTGCCGTTgattatgtttaatttttgtgcTTATCACAGAAGACTTGAAACACCAAAGAACACTCACCGTTGTCATTTTGTCACGCACTTAAACCATGATCTCTGTCCACCCCCCCAAAACATCCGTCAATCCAATCACAAGATCCAGGTGGGACAATGAAACTGTTTGATAGAAAATTTCTAGTTACATTTCCAAAGTATTaggtaataaataaaagaatacaGTTTCAGTGTCcaaccgcacacacactccaCAAGATGTTATCATTTCGTTATCATTTCATTATCATTTTGTCCACGATCCCCCCGAGAACACACTCCCCCACCCGTACCCTTGTCACCTCATTAGTGCGCCGCATTCTCAATTCTTCTGTGAAAGCACGGGCCCCGCCATTCGCCGGAGGACGAGTGCGACTACCCTGACTGATGTGTCCAGTGGTTCCGGTTCTAGGTTGTCGCCGCTGACGACTCCACCCTGCGAGCGTTCGCCGCACATGACGCTCAGCCTGCAGGAGATCCTGATCGTGGGCTCCGCCTGCGAGCAGGCCAAGTTCTCGGAACTGACCATGGACATGTTCCGGATGCTGCAGACGCTGGAGCGTGAGCCGACGGAGTCCACAACGAATCCACTGAGCATGGCACACGGACTCCATGGGCACGATGCGAGTCCGGCGGCCAGCCGAATACCGCCTTACGGAGTGCCGGGCTCCAAGGGCTACATGGAGAACGGCCGGGCCTTTCGTGACAATCCCCACAAGTATCTACTGTACAAACCTTCGATAAGCCAGCTGCTGGTTTTCCTTGCCAGCGGCTCAAAGGAACTGCCGCTGGGCGGTGCCCTGCTCCTTTACATGTCCGCCGATGGCTGCTTCTCCACCACCAAACATCCCGAGGATTGTGAGTACATTACCATGCTATTGATGCTGTTATCTATAATAACCATTGATTTTTCCAGTTGGCTACGAGCTGGGAGGCCTGGCCACCAGCGTGAAGCGGGACAGCGTGGATGGTGGAGGGCTGTCCTGCCGAGGAAAATCGTACAAGGAGAACCACTGCCTATATCCGGGTGATCTATATCCGTTCACACGCCGGCCAATGTTCGTTGTGATCGACTCGGACAACTCGTTTGTCTTTCAGCACATACCGCGCTATTTTGGCCAGCCGCTGGTAGTGCTCATGTCCCCGCAGGATGTGCCGCCTGCATTCCAGGGTAGGAACTCCATCCATTTTGCGTATCACCGAGAACTTATATCCTTTTTGCCTTATTTCAGCTGATGTCCAGCATCATGGCTCGCTGTTTACGTTGTTCCTGCACTCCCCGCTCACCGCCCTCTGCTACATCTGCAACGTTGGAGACGTGCCCATCCACCACTGGGAACGCTGCCAGACCTACGTGGACCGCTTCATCACGGAGGCCTCGCGCCTTGTCACCCGGTGTCGCATCGATGAGATCGAGCAGGGCATTGGTTTTATAGGTGGGCTATCTTAGTTACTTCGTTACTCCTATACTTACTATAATCTATCTCCCTTGGCAGATTCCTCCTACGTGCAGTTCTTCGGCGACGACTTCCTGCGCACCCTGATCCTCCGTTTCGTCTTCTGTGATGTGGTGCTTCGGTTGCACCGTGGATTCCGGGGGCGGCACATGAGACCCCGCTGTGAGCCGCAGCTGCCGGCGAACGAACTGCTGGAGCACCCCTCGCTGTCGCACATCATCTTTCAGCTGGCCTCGGCCCTGGATGTGCGGGGTCACTTCTCGGAGGGACCGGAGTGCGACTGATGACTTTTTGCGGCCATAGTCGTGGTGGTGGCCATCGGGATCTGCCTGCGACAGCAGCTGTTCCACGTGATCGAGAGGCAGTTATCCGGATGGATGCTTTCGCTGTACAATACTTTTCCGCTGGGCTGGAACTGGGCATGAGATTGGTGGCGTTGCTGGCCATGGGTTTCCGTTTCCTTTCGTTGGCAGTGCTCCGGCTGCCGGCGTAAATCATTTCAATAACGTAACGCAACGTAACTGCAGTATAATacgaatataaatatataaatacgagtataatatatatatataatatatgcgTATATGGATAAAGGTAAATTAATCAAGTAGCTAGTTTTCTTATATAGTGCGTCGCGCAATGGAAATGGTCCAATGTTAGTTGCTTAGCATATACATAATTAATGATAACGATAACGAAGATATACATACGAGAAATCAATGATATTCAGCCGAtatcgcagcagcaacaagaacagCAACCACAAACATGTCAAAAGAACCTAACAAACGATAACTGCCAAAAGAAGatgaaaaacgaaagaaaaaccAACCAAACAATTTATGAtaaaaatcgaatcaaattTTGTTTGAGCGGTACCGGgaaatttttatgaaaattgtGAGCGGGGGGGACTTTTTGGATTGCCCGATCGGATCGGTAAACATAGGTAACTTTGTCATATGCAGCGGAAAAATTTTAGCTTTTATACAACCGATATTGAGGGAAACCTAATCGAAAGTGAATCACGAACACGACACACTATATAAGAAAGGAGGTGCGTTTTTTATGCATTGTACGCGGCGCTcataacaaattgaaattacgAAACCAGAATATTAttgtacgtatgtaatattgcatatatgtatctattaTGATTACAAGATGACTGAAAGTTACTGTTTCAACAAaggaaaaaacgaaaaaaaaaaaaccaaaaaacgtataaataaaagtaagaCAACCAAAAAGAAGGCAAAGTTTAGCAAAAGTAATAACTAATATTAACTTATACATAATGCCCTAGTTAAGTGAAACAtggaaaatatacaaaatatattttgcgTATGTTAAAGTGAAATACAAAAAGCCCAACCAACATTTTATACGAAGGAAATGCATACAAAATTTACACTTCAACTAACGAATAAAAATCTGTTCTCGAATCATTTTTCCAAAATGCCGCAAAATTCCATTTCGGTTTTCGATATAAACTGTGAATTGGAACAGGTCAccgtaataataaatatttatgataacATATAGTTACAAGTCACACTAACTCTATGGATTTATAGGCAAATGATAAACGCAATATTGAAAGttacaaaattatatatataaagcatatatatttcaatacgAAAATAAAAC is from Drosophila melanogaster chromosome 3L and encodes:
- the CG13293 gene encoding uncharacterized protein, isoform B, with product MVKMESTEEQDRKLVLEFCHLLEKSKQLFNGLRDLPQYGHRQWQAYFGRTFDVYTKLWKFQQQHRMVLDSKYGLKRWQIGEIASKIGQLYYHYYLRTSETNYLNEAYQFYAAIRGRAYYSRAAKEDRPDLMVKKLRYYARFIVVCLLLKKMKLVRELVTELEKQIQEYTNTYEPEDHLEWSLVLEEIKGFIKAEAAVAVLHADSNPIILSHSGSGSRLSPLTTPPCERSPHMTLSLQEILIVGSACEQAKFSELTMDMFRMLQTLEREPTESTTNPLSMAHGLHGHDASPAASRIPPYGVPGSKGYMENGRAFRDNPHKYLLYKPSISQLLVFLASGSKELPLGGALLLYMSADGCFSTTKHPEDFGYELGGLATSVKRDSVDGGGLSCRGKSYKENHCLYPGDLYPFTRRPMFVVIDSDNSFVFQHIPRYFGQPLVVLMSPQDVPPAFQADVQHHGSLFTLFLHSPLTALCYICNVGDVPIHHWERCQTYVDRFITEASRLVTRCRIDEIEQGIGFIDSSYVQFFGDDFLRTLILRFVFCDVVLRLHRGFRGRHMRPRCEPQLPANELLEHPSLSHIIFQLASALDVRGHFSEGPECD
- the CG13293 gene encoding uncharacterized protein, isoform D, yielding MVKMESTEEQDRKLVLEFCHLLEKSKQLFNGLRDLPQYGHRQWQAYFGRTFDVYTKLWKFQQQHRMVLDSKYGLKRWQIGEIASKIGQLYYHYYLRTSETNYLNEAYQFYAAIRGRAYYSRAAKEDRPDLMVKKLRYYARFIVVCLLLKKMKLVRELVTELEKQIQEFPRSYEPEDHLEWSLVLEEIKGFIKAEAAVAVLHADSNPIILSHSGSGSRLSPLTTPPCERSPHMTLSLQEILIVGSACEQAKFSELTMDMFRMLQTLEREPTESTTNPLSMAHGLHGHDASPAASRIPPYGVPGSKGYMENGRAFRDNPHKYLLYKPSISQLLVFLASGSKELPLGGALLLYMSADGCFSTTKHPEDFGYELGGLATSVKRDSVDGGGLSCRGKSYKENHCLYPGDLYPFTRRPMFVVIDSDNSFVFQHIPRYFGQPLVVLMSPQDVPPAFQADVQHHGSLFTLFLHSPLTALCYICNVGDVPIHHWERCQTYVDRFITEASRLVTRCRIDEIEQGIGFIDSSYVQFFGDDFLRTLILRFVFCDVVLRLHRGFRGRHMRPRCEPQLPANELLEHPSLSHIIFQLASALDVRGHFSEGPECD
- the CG13293 gene encoding uncharacterized protein, isoform C is translated as MVKMESTEEQDRKLVLEFCHLLEKSKQLFNGLRDLPQYGHRQWQAYFGRTFDVYTKLWKFQQQHRMVLDSKYGLKRWQIGEIASKIGQLYYHYYLRTSETNYLNEAYQFYAAIRGRAYYSRAAKEDRPDLMVKKLRYYARFIVVCLLLKKMKLVRELVTELEKQIQEYTNTYEPEDHLEWSLVLEEIKGFIKAEAAVAVLHADSNPIILSHRLSPLTTPPCERSPHMTLSLQEILIVGSACEQAKFSELTMDMFRMLQTLEREPTESTTNPLSMAHGLHGHDASPAASRIPPYGVPGSKGYMENGRAFRDNPHKYLLYKPSISQLLVFLASGSKELPLGGALLLYMSADGCFSTTKHPEDFGYELGGLATSVKRDSVDGGGLSCRGKSYKENHCLYPGDLYPFTRRPMFVVIDSDNSFVFQHIPRYFGQPLVVLMSPQDVPPAFQADVQHHGSLFTLFLHSPLTALCYICNVGDVPIHHWERCQTYVDRFITEASRLVTRCRIDEIEQGIGFIDSSYVQFFGDDFLRTLILRFVFCDVVLRLHRGFRGRHMRPRCEPQLPANELLEHPSLSHIIFQLASALDVRGHFSEGPECD